The Podospora pseudopauciseta strain CBS 411.78 chromosome 2 map unlocalized CBS411.78m_2, whole genome shotgun sequence genome has a window encoding:
- a CDS encoding uncharacterized protein (EggNog:ENOG503P24C; COG:U), whose protein sequence is MASDDTLPTLKVLLIGPSGAGKSALLTRYCDDEFDPETSAATIGIDFKIKVLNVRGKPYRLTLFDTAGQERFRTLSTSFYRGAHGVLLVYDISTRASFLSMERWFNEAEANTVEGVALYLVGAKLDKADAREVTTEEGQALAEAHGAKFCEASAKTRENVRLAFVDIVDRIVQTPGLIQNARLGRAAGAVALGNGGSSGSGGGDGYGAYLPGGCSC, encoded by the exons ATGGCTTCGGATGATACCCTCCCGACGCTCAAGGTGTTGCTTATTGGGCCGTCGGGGGCGGGGAAGAGTGCTT TACTAACCCGCTACTGCGACGATGAATTCGACCCCGAGACCTCGGCCGCAACGATAGGGATTGATTTCAAG ATCAAAGTCCTCAACGTCCGCGGCAAACCCTACCGTCTCACCCTCTTCGACACCGCAGGCCAGGAACGGTTccgcaccctctccacctcgtTCTACCGCGGCGCGCACGGGGTGTTGCTCGTGTACGATATCTCGACGCGGGCGAGCTTTTTGAGCATGGAGAGGTGGTTCAACGAGGCGGAGGCGAAcacggtggagggggttgcgCTTTATCTG GTCGGGGCAAAGTTGGACAAGGCCGACGCAAGGGAGGTCACCacggaggaggggcaggcgCTCGCCGAGGCGCACGGGGCAAAGTTTTGCGAGGCGAGCGCAAAGACTAGGGAGAATGTGAGGTTGGCGTTTGTGGATATTGTGGATAGGATTGTGCAGACTCCGGGGTTGATACAGAATGCTAGACTGGGAAGGGCGGCGGGGGCGGTGGCGTTGGGGAATGGTGGGAGtagtgggagtggtggtggtgatgggtatGGGGCTTATTTGCCGGGGggttgttcttgttga
- a CDS encoding uncharacterized protein (EggNog:ENOG503P9IB): MMASLTLTPDSRMQRRDSSDRSASKRRPRLLRATATEPSITTSNASRNALCSQSNRATDLLTRAFVSGSPPGSSSPISVRPSMFDSVDRQQELSVSPVSQPNSYDERPFSGRYFSFPSFDDYEGSQQDDKESEIKSP; the protein is encoded by the exons ATGATGGCCTCACTCACACTCACACCCGACTCTCGCATGCAGCGAAGAGATTCATCAGACCGAAGCGCCAGCAAGAGAAGACCAAGACTGCTCCGCGCCACTGCTACCGaaccctccatcaccacctccaacgcCAGCCGAAATGCCCTCTGCAGCCAGTCAAACCGAGCGACCGACCTCCTGACCCGTGCCTTCGTTTCTGGCTCTCCTCCGggatcttcttcaccaatcTCTGTCCGGCCATCCATGTTCGACAGTGTCGACCGTCAGCAAGAGCTATCCGTCTCGCCTGTCAGTCAGCCCAACTCGTATGATGAGCGTCCTT TCTCGGGACGGTACTTCAGCTTCCCCAGCTTCGATGACTATGAGGGTAGCCAGCAAGACGACAAGGAGTCCGAGATCAAGTCCCCTTGA
- the RPS1 gene encoding ribosomal 40S subunit protein S1B (EggNog:ENOG503NVFE; COG:J), with protein MAVGKNKRLSKGKKGLKKKAQDPFARKDWYGIKAPAPFAIRDVGKTLVNRTTGLKNANDALKGRIVEVSLADLQKDEDHAFRKVKLRVDEVQGKNCLTNFHGLDFTSDKLRSLVRKWQTLIEANVTVQTTDHYLLRLFAIAFTKRRPNQIKKTTYAASSQIRAIRKKMTEIIQREASSCTLQQLTSKLIPEVIGREIEKATQGIYPLQNVHIRKVKLLKAPKFDLGALMALHGESSTDDAGQKVEREFKETVLESV; from the exons ATGGCTGTTGGCAA GAACAAGAGACTgtccaagggcaagaagggcCTTAAGAAGAAGGCCCAGGACCCCTTCGCCCGCAAGGACTGGTACGGCATCAAG GCCCCCGCGCCTTTCGCCATCAGAGA CGTCGGCAAGACCCTCGTCAACAGAACCACTGGTCTCAAGAATGCCAACGATGCTCTGAAGGGCCGCATCGTCGAGGTTTCTCTGGCCGATCTCCAGAAGGATGAGGACCACGCTTTCCGCAAGGTCAAGCTCCGCGTCGATGAGGTCCAGGGCAAGAACTGCCTTACCAACTTCCACGGCCTTGACTTCACCTCCGACAAGCTCCGCTCGCTCGTCCGCAAGTGGCAGACTCTGATCGAGGCCAACGTCACCGTCCAGACCACCGACCACTACCTTCTCCGCCTCTTCGCCATCGCTTTCACCAAGCGCCGCCCCAACCAGATCAAGAAGACCACCTATGCCGCTTCTTCCCAAATCCGTGCCATCCGCAAGAAGATGACCGAGATCATCCAGCGCGAGGCTTCCAGCTGCACCCTCCAGCAGCTCACCTCGAAGCTTATCCCCGAGGTTATCGGCCGCGAGATCGAGAAGGCCACCCAGGGCATCTACCCTCTCCAGAAC GTCCACATCCGCAAggtcaagctcctcaaggcTCCCAAGTTCGACCTCGGTGCCCTCATGGCTCTCCACGGCGAGTCCAGCACCGATGATGCTGGCCAGAAGGTTGAGCGCGAGTTCAAGGAGACGGTCCTCGAGTCCGTATAA
- a CDS encoding uncharacterized protein (EggNog:ENOG503NY7B; COG:S; MEROPS:MER0031610), which yields MAPRATALRLVAKRTLTPSLCQTMKMRYSTVPLAYDLHEPAKPSVGNPNKNSPIVFMHGLFGSKKNNRTISKVLARDLGRSVYAIDLRNHGDSPHDPHHNYTAMAADVGDFIKQHDLKDPCLIGHSMGAKAAMTLSLTSPALISSLISVDNAPVDARLESDFARYIRGMKEIESSEVTKQSQADSILQSYEPSVTIRQFLLGNLHRPRHPESQVQKFKVPLSIIGKALDHLGDFPFKDPREVRFEKPALFVRGTKSKYVPDEVIPLIGQFFPRFELVDVEAGHWLISENPEAFRRAVVEFLSPKE from the exons ATGGCCCCAAGAGCGACAGCCCTTCGGCTCGTTGCCAAAAGGACGCTCACACCTTCATTATGCCAaacgatgaagatgagatATTCCACCGTCCCTCTGGCGTATGATCTTCACGAGCCGGCCAAGCCGTCGGTTGGTAACCCCAACAAGAACTCGCCTATTGTTTTCATGCACGGGTTGTTTGGATCGAAGAAGAATAACAGAACGATAAGTAA AGTCCTCGCCCGTGACCTAGGCCGCTCCGTCTACGCCATT GACCTCCGCAACCACGGGGACTCCCCCCACGACCCCCACCACAACTACACCGCCATGGCCGCCGACGTAGGCGACTTTATCAAGCAGCACGACCTCAAAGACCCTTGCCTGATCGGCCACTCCAT GGGCGCCAAAGCAGCAATgaccctctctctcacctcccccgccctaatctcctccctcatctccGTCGACAACGCCCCCGTCGACGCCCGCCTCGAGTCCGACTTTGCCCGCTACATCCGCGGCATGAAAGAGATCGAATCCTCCGAGGTCACCAAACAATCCCAAGCAGACTCCATCCTCCAGTCCTACGAACCCTCCGTCACCATCCGCCagttcctcctcggcaacctccaccgtccccgCCACCCTGAGTCTCAGGTCCAAAAATTCAAGGTTCCGCTGAGCATCATCGGGAAGGCGCTCGATCACCTGGGTGACTTTCCCTTTAAAGATCCCAGAGAGGTCAGGTTTGAGAAACCGGCGCTGTTTGTCAGGGGGACAAAGTCGAAATATGTCCCTGACGAGGTCATCCCGCTGATAGGCCAGTTTTTCCCCAGATTTGAACTGGTGGATGTCGAGGCGGGCCATTGGTTGATTAGTGAGAATCCTGAGGCGTTtaggagggcggtggtggagttttTGAGTCCGAAGGAATAG
- a CDS encoding uncharacterized protein (COG:S; EggNog:ENOG503P2CK) has protein sequence MLYRDGHVSSAVNLLEEVVGISETPVEGQGQQARALFKLSQIHGENGREAESAALKERAV, from the exons ATGCTGTACCGGGATGGCCACGTTAGCTCAGCTGT TAacctgctggaggaggttgttgggatTTCGGAGACTCCGGTCGAGGGACAAGGACAGCAAGCTCGTGCTCTATTCAAGCTTTCTCAGATACATGGGGAGAATGGAAGAGAGGCTGAAAGCGCGGCTCTCAAGGAACGGGCTGTTTAG
- a CDS encoding uncharacterized protein (MEROPS:MER0118932; COG:O; EggNog:ENOG503P1HC), with protein MFRFSNWVSGTKFNGVTEREQRYAHHMARAAWYGARIILEQVSPESRPIFDFILELHRACSGNWDAIVGQVGMERDQLQQFLTYAATFLSNVGNHYGSGDQNLGFLSDTTQSSYYPGDPVSEEEITMVSRILEQNSILPENTRIRRANNSADDSEVLVASVQRDDDASRIRTFPTPGLKGVIRLIRGDHSSALGNICNELTQAANFAANDTQVDFLRKYAESFQTGSLNTPNGFETGTRHRALTSRASTEDGFKNVIISNRMATESRALQYPFIDPSEAETFIKHKFPAYHWLVVLHELLGHGTGQMMVETEEGKHNFDIDNPPISPLTGKPMPALTATVWGSIRMILAHASSASEALKTSLTC; from the exons ATGTTCAGATTTTCCAATTGGGTATCCGGGACCAAATTCAATGGTGTAACGGAAAGGGAGCAAAGATATGCGCACCACATGGCACG TGCCGCTTGGTATGGAGCTCGTATCATTCTAGAACAAGTCTCTCCAGAGTCTCGACCGATTTTCGATTTCATTCTTGAGCTTCACCGGGCCTGTTCTGGGAACTGGGATGCAATTGTTGGTCAAGTAGGCATGGAAAGGGACCAACTGCAGCAATTTCTCACCTACGCCGCGACATTCCTTTCAAATGTCGGCAATCACTATGGCTCGGGGGATCAGAA CCTCGGTTTCCTGAGCGATACTACGCAGAGCAGCTACTACCCTGGCGACCCGGTTTCAGAAGAGGAGATAACCATGGTGTCGAGGATCCTTGAGCAGAACTCTATTCTCCCCGAGAATACCCGGATTCGAAGGGCGAACAACAGTGCAGATGACTCTGAGGTCCTTGTCGCTTCGGTCCAGCGTGACGACGACGCAAGCCGCATCCGTACCTTTCCCACCCCAGGCCTAAAGGGTGTGATACGACTGATTCGAGGAGACCACTCCTCTGCGTTGGGAAACATCTGCAACGAACTCACCCAGGCTGCGAATTTCGCCGCCAACGACACCCAGGTCGACTTCCTCCGGAAGTATGCAGAAAGCTTCCAGACAGGCAGTCTGAACAC TCCCAACGGATTTGAGACCGGGACGAGGCACCGCGCGTTGACTTCTCGAGCATCCACC GAGGATGGCTTCAAGAATGTCATTATTTCCAACAGGATGGCGACGGAGAGCAGGGCGCTACAATACCCTTTCATCGACCCCTCGGAGGCAGAGACGTTTATCAAGCACAAGTTCCCCGCGTACCATTGGTTGGTTGTGCTCCATGAGCTGCTGGGCCATGGTACAGGACAAATGATGGTCGAAACCGAGGAAGGGAAGCATAATTTTGACATCGACAATCCGCCTATCAGCCCGCTTACTGGAAAGCCGATGCCCGCCCTAACCGCCACCGTTTGGGGCAGCATCAGGATGATTCTTGCGCATGCGTCCTCGGCCTCCGAGGCTCTCAAGACGTCCTTGACATGTTAG
- a CDS encoding uncharacterized protein (COG:O; CAZy:GH115; EggNog:ENOG503NZD2): MAPFLELAALALALFTPAIAYTEKPSIFSFSATGTGLQLGGANLAPEIRVAPNDLPGVRRVANDLALDFGRVLGVNGTVVVADWSSTISQKWTKPIILVGTVGQSSLIDNLGSTKKFDTVSIANKWETFAYQVVQSPWEGSSSVFVIAGSDLRGTAYGVYDVSEKIGVSPWHYWADVPAKKKQYIWANSDAYTEGPPSVRYRGIFLNDESPGLTGWGRTKFTPSQYGSPFVLDFYKLIFELILRMKGNYLWPAMWSSMFYLDDTRNGPTATEYGIFVGTSHHEPMARADKEQGRFLRGSWDWRSNKAGVQAFMQEGPTRAKNWSTIYTVGMRGSGDAASPSLNSQALEEVIAWQQQTLTKTIGKPLSEIPHAWMMYKEVPGYWQKGMKVSDDVTIVWSDDNRGNIRRVPIGNEGNRVGGTGMYYHFDYVGDPRNYKWINTIQLQKTWEQMTLAYDSGVDKLWIANVGDLKGLELPTAHFMAMAWDRKAFTDLDSTKKWLGVWGARQWGELAGDTTASIMTRYGKLTARMKYEDLSRTPFAFDTISYDEAELNFNEWTSLLKNAQAVHDALTSDVKTSFWEVVLHPIVAGRGVYEIYTKVALAGTYRGQHRVSANKLLRDVQAAFSADQAITRQYHSILSGKWNNVMAQTHIGYNNWQEPASNSLPGLTWLTTQAKNALMGVAVQGSSGAFPGSASLTLPAASPYMAPSDQRWLDVFARDNGTFSYRITSNASFVSVTNAQNTISTTSGTTDIRSLISVDWSKAPVGNTAASLSIANLNATGTTATVILPIQNNNVPDDFKGHVEANNVVSIEAEHFAPPPASSSAYLVIPDYGRTLSGVKLPPKTPSQQAGKGHVLSYPFYTFSTATAATLTVYLAPSENANPNSPNKYTFGIDGGSQTTVQTVGMTDGSTQPQGWSDAVVKGSYVKTNNIGRLNPGKHELKVWLLEPTMVITKVVIDVGGLKSSLMGPPESAQV; this comes from the exons ATGGCTCCCTTTCTCGAACTCGCCGCTCTAGCTCTTGCATTATTTACGCCAGCAATTGCATACACGGAGAAGCCTTCCAtcttcagcttctccgcGACCGGTACCGGTTTGCAGCTTGGCGGAGCAAACCTAGCTCCCGAGATCAGAGTCGCCCCCAATGACCTACCCGGTGTGAGGCGAGTTGCCAACGATCTGGCCCTGGATTTTGGACGGGTGTTGGGTGTCAACGGaacagtggtggtggcagatTGGAGCTCGACTATTTCCCAGAAATGGACGAAACCAATCATCTTGGTGGGAACTGTCGGGCAGTCGAGTCTCATCGACAATCTGGGGAGCACCAAGAAATTCGACACAGTCTCCATTGCCAACAAGTGGGAAACATTCGCCTACCAAGTCGTTCAGTCACCATGGGAAGGGAGCAGCTCTGTATTTGTCATTGCCGGCTCGGACCTGCGCGGTACCGCATACGGTGTGTACGACGTCTCGGAGAAAATAGGGGTATCGCCTTGGCACTACTGGGCTGATGTTccggccaagaagaagcaataCATCTGGGCCAACAGCGACGCTTACACTGAAGGACCGCCCTCTGTCAGATATCGAGGCATCTTCCTCAACGATGAATCGCCAGGCTTGACAGGCTGGGGCAGGACCAAGTTCACTCCAAGCCAATATGGAAGCCCCTTCGTCCTCGACTTTTACAAGCTCATCTTCGAACTGATCCTCCGGATGAAAGGCAATTATCTTTGGCCAGCGATGTGGTCCAGCATGTTCTACCTCGATGACACCAGGAACGGACCAACGGCAACTGAGTATGGCATCTTCGTGGGAACAAGTCACCACGAGCCGATGGCCCGGGCTGACAAAGAGCAAGGAAGATTTCTGAGGGGCTCTTGGGATTGGAGAAGCAACAAGGCTGGCGTCCAAGCTTTTATGCAGGAAGGTCCGACAAGGGCAAAGAACTGGAGCACGATCTACACTGTGGGTATGAGAGGTTCGGGAGATGCTGCGTCGCCTTCACTCAACTCTCAGGCCCTGGAGGAGGTCATCGCTTGGCAGCAACAAACACTGACTAAAACCATTGGGAAACCGTTATCCGAAATTCCACATGCTTGGATGATGTACAAG GAAGTACCTGGTTATTGGCAAAAAGGCATGAAAGTTTCAGACGATGTGACGATTGTGTGGAGTGATGATAATAGAGGAAACATTCGTCGGGTCCCCATCGGTAACGAAGGAAACAGGGTGGGAGGTACTGGCATGTACTATCACTTCGACTATGTCGGTGATCCACGAAACTACAAGTGGATCAACACTATCCAACTTCAAAAGACGTGGGAGCAAATGACACTTGCTTACGACAGCGGCGTTGACAAGCTATGGATTGCCAATGTTGGAGATCTCAAAGGATTG GAGTTGCCAACTGCCCACTTTATGGCTATGGCTTGGGATCGAAAAGCGTTCACTGACCTCGACAGTACCAAGAAGTGGCTCGGTGTGTGGGGTGCGCGGCAATGGGGTGAACTTGCTGGAGATACCACTGCTTCCATCATGACAAGATACGGCAAGCTCACAGCACGGATGAAGTATGAGGATCTCAGCAGGACACCATTTGCCTTCGATACCATCAGCTACGACGAAGCCGAGCTGAATTTCAACGAATGGACTTCTCTGCTTAAGAATGCGCAAGCCGTCCATGATGCCCTGACAAGTGACGTTAAGACGTCGTTCTGGGAAGTGGTCCTGCATCCCATCGTGGCTGGCAGAGGTGTCTATGAAATTTACACCAAGGTTGCTCTTGCTGGCACATACAGAGGTCAGCATCGCGTCAGCGCGAACAAATTGCTCAGGGACGTGCAAGCTGCATTTTCTGCCGACCAGGCCATCACCAGGCAGTACCACAGCATCCTGAGCGGCAAATGGAACAATGTCATGGCTCAGACTCACATCGGTTACAACAACTGGCAGGAACCAGCCTCGAATTCTCTTCCGGGATTGACTTGGCTCACGACACAAGCAAAGAATGCGCTCATGGGTGTTGCGGTGCAAGGCAGCTCGGGCGCATTCCCAGGCTCTGCATCGCTCACGCTGCCTGCAGCCAGTCCATACATGGCACCTTCAGATCAACGCTGGCTTGATGTCTTTGCCCGTGACAACGGGACGTTCAGCTACCGGATCACATCCAACGCTTCTTTTGTCAGTGTGACAAACGCTCAGAATACCATCTCGACGACCTCGGGAACAACGGACATTCGTTCCCTCATCTCGGTCGATTGGTCAAAGGCCCCAGTTGGAAACACTGCAGCTTCTTTGAGCATCGCGAATCTCAACGCCACCGGCACAACGGCCACAGTTATCCTGCCCATCCAGAACAACAATGTGCCAGATGACTTCAAAGGCCACGTCGAGGCCAACAATGTCGTGTCTATCGAAGCCGAGCACTTTGCCCCTCCGcccgcatcatcatcggcTTACCTCGTCATCCCCGATTACGGCCGTACCCTCTCAGGCGTTAAGCTCCCGCCCAAGACTCCTTCGCAACAAGCAGGCAAGGGACATGTCCTTTCTTACCCCTTTTACACCTTCAGCACTGCTACTGCTGCGACGTTGACAGTATATCTTGCCCCATCTGAGAACGCGAATCCCAACAGCCCAAACAAGTATACCTTTGGCATTGACGGCGGCAGCCAGACGACAGTTCAAACTGTGGGAATGACAGACGGGAGCACTCAACCCCAGGGATGGTCAGACGCCGTGGTGAAGGGGTCCTATGTCAAGACGAACAATATCGGTAGATTGAACCCTGGGAAGCACGAGTTGAAGGTCTGGCTTCTGGAGCCGACCATGGTGATTACCAAGGTGGTGATTGACGTGGGAGGGTTGAAGTCGAGTTTGATGGGCCCTCCGGAGAGTGCTCAAGTCTGA
- the srp72 gene encoding Signal recognition particle subunit SRP72 (EggNog:ENOG503NWFW; COG:J), which translates to MADPAVAALNSLLREASIDDHAEALELATAAVRSNKIQGPDLASAQHTRVVALLKLDRYDDALRVIAEGGDALEKDCSFEKAYALYKTGDLEGAEAVLQKTGVDTGKSQRGLKHVAGQVAYRNEKFERAAAIYRDLKDDTEGANYGEENDLRINLTAADAQLQWQGKEWAVPEEEKQPARDDLEAFETAYNAACICISRGDYTKASVLLKRSRDLCEATEDLNEEEKKAELVPILVQQAFVFTKLGKLDEALSLQNAINLSEVSETSTKVIAQGNKLLPKATANPFIAERLARALPKIEGNDRLFGFQTAALQRNKNVIDLQAQKFEGKEIRAHKLLAGAQVPDLSVSKVDLGVAGAAAATKCGDGKPTVRQLLPLLEKRPNDIGLLLTIIQLYIQISTLPPAILLLEKFFTRLEEANTPEHVDVRFAPGLVALAVSLYRSQNRQRDVRNELAKAAVHWRSKTEAAGAGSSIAREAGIELLRSSHPSDLAAAGEAFEQILSAQPGDRTATAGLVASYATTDFAKVEPYLESLPSVEKLTQGVDVSALIDAGVALLTPPSSQQSKKRKFDGEGAAPEKEKQQPAKKPRKRKLPKNYDPTKKPDPERWLPLRDRSTYRPKGKKGKKRAQEATQGGVVKEEETLELAGGAGSVKVEKAGGGGGGANKKKKKGKK; encoded by the exons ATGGCAGACCCCGCCGTCGCGGCTCTTAATTCCCTCCTCCGTGAGGCGTCTATCGACGACCATGCCGAAGCTCTCGAGCTCGCAACTGCCGCCGTTCGCTCTAACAAGATCCAAGGCCCCGACCTGGCCAGCGCCCAACACACACGCGTGGTCGCACTCTTGAAGCTCGATCGCTACGACGATGCCCTCCGAGTCATTGCCGAGGGCGGTGACGCTCTCGAGAAGGACTGCTCTTTCGAAAAAGCATATGCGCTCTATAAGACGGGAGACCTGGAGGGCGCCGAGGCGGTGCTGCAAAAGACTGGAGTCGACACCGGGAAGAGCCAGCGTGGCCTGAAGCACGTTGCTGGCCAAGTGGCATACCGCAACGAAAAGTTTGAACGCGCCGCCGCGATATATCGGGATCTCAAGGACGATACCGAGGGAGCAAACTACGGCGAAGAGAATGATCTACGAATCAACTTGACCGCAGCCGATGCGCAGCTGCAATGGCAAGGAAAGGAGTGGGCCGTtccagaggaggagaagcagccGGCGAGGGACGATTTGGAAGCCTTCGAGACGGCGTACAATGCTGCTTGCATCTGCATCTCGAGGGGAGACTACACCAAGGCCTCGGTTCTACTGAAACGGTCCAGGGATTTGTGCGAGGCAACCGAGGACTTAAacgaggaggaaaagaaggccgAGTTGGTGCCAATCCTTGTGCAGCAGGCCTTTGTCTTTACCAAGCTTGGGAAGCTAGACGAGGCCTTGAGCCTGCAGAAtgccatcaacctctccgA GGTATCCGAGACATCTACCAAGGTCATTGCGCAGGGAAATAAACTGCTCCCCAAGGCTACCGCGAACCCCTTTATTGCAGAGCGTTTGGCCCGTGCTTTACCAAAAATCGAAGGAAACGACCGGTTGTTTGGGTTCCAAACCGCTGCCCTTCAGCGGAACAAGAATGTCATTGATCTTCAGGCCCAAAAGTTTGAGGGCAAGGAGATCAGAGCGCACAAACTTCTTGCTGGAGCCCAAGTTCCCGATCTCTCAGTTTCCAAGGTCGACCTTGGTGTTGCCGGCGCAGCAGCTGCTACCAAGTGTGGGGATGGCAAACCGACTGTGCGCCAGCTTTTGCCTCTTCTGGAGAAGCGTCCAAACGACATTGGTCTCCTCCTCACGATAATCCAACTCTACATTCAAATCAGCACACTCCCCCCGGCAATCTTGTTGCTCGAGAAATTCTTCACACGCCTCGAGGAGGCGAACACCCCCGAGCACGTTGATGTCCGGTTTGCGCCTGGCCTTGTTGCTCTTGCTGTATCTCTCTACCGGTCTCAGAACCGGCAAAGGGATGTCCGCAACGAGCTCGCCAAGGCTGCCGTGCACTGGAGAAGCAAGACTGAAGCCGCAGGAGCAGGCTCATCCATCGCCAGAGAAGCTGGAATTGAGTTACTTCGCTCCTCGCACCCTTCCGACTTGGCAGCTGCTGGCGAGGCCTTTGAGCAGATTCTCTCGGCCCAGCCAGGGGACCGCACTGCCACTGCAGGTCTAGTTGCCAGCTATGCCACAACTGATTTTGCCAAGGTGGAACCCTACCTGGAATCACTGCCCTCGGTTGAGAAGCTCACTCAAGGTGTGGATGTTAGCGCGCTCATTGACGCCGGTGTTGCTCTTCTcacacctccttcttctcagcaatccaagaagaggaagttTGATGGAGAGGGCGCGGCCCCTGAAAAGGAGAAGCAACAACCGGCCAAGAAGccaaggaagaggaagctgCCCAAGAACTACGACCCAACCAAGAAGCCTGACCCTGAGAGGTGGCTGCCACTGCGTGACAGGAGCACTTATAGgcccaagggcaagaagggcaagaagaggGCTCAGGAGGCCACTCAGGGCGgtgtggtgaaggaggaggagacgctGGAGCTGGCGGGCGGTGCTGGCTCTGTCAAGGTAGAAAAGgccggcgggggtggtggtggagcgaacaagaagaagaagaaggggaagaaatGA
- the URG1 gene encoding Uracil-regulated protein 1 (COG:H; EggNog:ENOG503NXYB): MGSTSTNMDDVKEALQSISQTQTALLTAVQSIADRVNTLEKKDTSSSSPPSAQALDRSATPLKTGFTKTPTSELPAEAGTQTPTATALASPVATASKQFTSRVILTTYPHQIGISPLPLNWGAPDPLSRGPVTVSRSPSTIGRRNAIGAHGGSYSIYYALALASGELPHNHKPDYTNTEPAVSIGPFPQWGDKKKIVAMDPWGHLVPWTHKELMEREGVDLRPTIAVTKAHMTLPELEESVRSGRLRPDGKVCLNGRGELAVTKFAVEPVWYLPGVAERFGIEEGVLRRSLFEETGGMYPELITRSDIKVFLPPIGGLTVYVFGDPANMSDPSKRLALRIHDECNGSDVFGSDICTCRPYLIFGIEEAVKEAQNGGSGVVIYFRKEGRALGEVTKVVVYNARKRGEDRASDYFKRTENIAGVKDMRFQALMPDILHWLGITKIDRMLSMSNMKHDAIVGQGIPIHERVELPEELIPADSRVEIDAKITAGYFTTGHRMTDDELKAVQGRIWEDIDH; this comes from the exons ATGggctcaacatcaacaaacatGGACGACGTAAAGGAAGCCCTCCAGTCCatctcccaaacccaaaccgccctcctcaccgccgtCCAATCCATCGCCGACCGAGTCAACACCCTCGAGAAGAAAGAcacttcctcttcttccccgcccTCCGCCCAAGCCCTCGACCGGTCCGCAACCCCCTTAAAAACAGGCTTCACCAAAACCCCAACCAGCGAACTCCCCGCCGAAGCAGGcacccaaacccccaccgccaccgcccttGCCTCCCCGGTGGCCACCGCCTCGAAGCAATTCACCTCGCGTGTAATCCTCACAACC TACCCCCACCAAATCggcatctcccccctccccctcaactgGGGCGCTCCCGACCCCCTGTCTCGAGGCCCAGTAACAGTCTcccgctccccctccaccatcggCCGCCGGAACGCAATCGGCGCCCACGGAGGCTCCTACTCCATCTACtacgccctcgccctcgcctcGGGCGAGCTCCCCCACAACCACAAGCCCGATTACACCAACACCGAACCCGCCGTGTCCATCGGACCGTTCCCCCAGTGGggcgacaagaagaagattgtggCTATGGATCCGTGGGGGCATTTAGTGCCCTGGACGCACAAGGAGTTGATGGAAAGGGAAGGTGTTGACCTGCGGCCTACGATTGCGGTTACAAAGGCGCATATGACGCTTccggagctggaggagagcgtaaggagtgggaggttgaggccgGATGGCAAGGTTTGTTTGAATGGACGGGGGGAGTTGGCTGTGACCAAGTTTGCGGTGGAGCCGGTTTGGTACTTGCCGGGGGTTGCGGAGAGGTTTgggattgaggagggggtgttgaggaggagtttgtttGAGGAGACGGGGGGGATGTATCCTGAG TTGATCACTAGGTCGGATATCAAGGTGTTTTTGCCGCCTATTG GTGGCTTGACGGTGTATGTCTTTGGCGACCCGGCGAATATGTCTGACCCGTCCAAGAGGTTGGCTTTGCGCATCCATGACGAG TGCAATGGCAGCGACGTCTTCGGCTCCGACATTTGCACCTGCAGGCCCTACCTGATCTTTGGCATCGAGGAAGCCGTCAAGGAGGCACAGAATGGTGGCAGTGGTGTGGTGATTTACTTTCGCAAAGAGGGCAGAGCGCTGGGTGAGGTTACAAAG GTAGTGGTGTACAACGCGCGCAAACGCGGGGAGGATCGGGCATCGGATTACTTCAAGAGGACGGAGAACATTGCTGGTGTGAAGGACATGCGGTTCCAGGCATTGATGCCGGATATTCTGCACTGGCTTGGGATCACCAAGATTGACAGGATGCTCAGCATGAGCAA CATGAAACACGATGCGATTGTTGGTCAAGG CATACCTATTCATGAACGAGTTGAGCTTCCTGAAGAGTTGATCCCGGCCGATTCGAGGGTTGAGATTGATGCGAAGATTACTGCTG GATATTTCACGACAGGTCACCGAATGACTGATGACGAGCTGAAGGCTGTTCAAGGCCGGATATGGGAAGA TATTGACCActag